The following are encoded together in the Campylobacter devanensis genome:
- the kdsB gene encoding 3-deoxy-manno-octulosonate cytidylyltransferase: MIVIPARLASTRFVNKILADIGGVPMFVKTAQLASKCDDVVVACDNEDILQIAQKFGIKAIMTSKAHDSGTDRINEAVKKLGLKDDEIVINLQADEPFFEEKNLSKFKDFTSQRINDGAFMTSCLKFASSEEAQNPNLVKVITDINDYAIYFSRSLIPYPRSRCDLYKAHIGIYGYSVSTLAQFCALTTKDLENIEKLEQLRAISSAKKIAMLEINSQSIGIDTIDDLRVAANKFGFKSTLL, translated from the coding sequence ATGATAGTAATACCTGCACGACTAGCCTCTACTAGATTTGTCAATAAGATCCTTGCTGATATCGGCGGGGTTCCTATGTTTGTAAAAACCGCCCAATTAGCTAGTAAATGCGATGATGTTGTTGTCGCTTGTGATAATGAAGATATCCTGCAAATTGCACAAAAATTTGGAATAAAAGCGATAATGACTAGTAAAGCTCATGATAGTGGCACTGATAGAATTAATGAAGCGGTCAAAAAGCTTGGACTAAAAGATGATGAGATTGTAATAAATTTACAAGCAGATGAGCCATTCTTTGAGGAGAAAAATCTAAGCAAATTTAAAGATTTTACCTCTCAAAGAATAAATGATGGTGCATTTATGACGAGTTGCTTAAAATTTGCTAGCTCAGAAGAGGCTCAAAATCCAAATTTAGTCAAGGTAATCACAGATATAAATGATTATGCTATATACTTTTCACGCTCATTAATTCCATATCCAAGAAGTCGCTGTGATCTGTATAAAGCGCATATCGGAATCTATGGTTATAGCGTTAGCACATTAGCACAGTTTTGCGCACTTACAACTAAAGACCTAGAAAACATAGAAAAGCTCGAACAGCTTCGTGCTATCTCAAGTGCTAAAAAAATTGCAATGCTAGAGATAAATAGCCAAAGCATCGGCATAGATACTATTGATGATTTACGAGTCGCTGCTAATAAATTTGGATTTAAATCTACCCTGCTATGA
- a CDS encoding NAD+ synthase, which produces MILVENFKLLENNLLNFLDSYLKSSGAKGFVLGLSGGLDSAVVATLCTKVAPTKALIMPTSSSNKANLNDALELSSKLNLDYQIIDISDILASFLPFSNTNDKLRVGNIAARIRMILLYDHSSLLNALVAGTTNKSEKMLGYGTIYGDMACALNPLANIYKSDLFEFASYLGVNHKIIAKAPSADLWQNQSDENDIGYSYKEIDKLLKAIENGEDLSKFDSDFKNKITARITKNSFKQKLPATPNI; this is translated from the coding sequence ATGATATTAGTGGAAAATTTTAAATTATTAGAAAATAACCTTCTAAATTTTCTTGATTCTTACCTAAAAAGCTCTGGTGCTAAGGGTTTTGTCCTTGGACTAAGTGGCGGCTTAGACTCTGCGGTTGTGGCTACACTTTGTACCAAAGTCGCTCCTACAAAAGCACTCATAATGCCAACTTCTAGCTCAAATAAAGCAAATTTAAACGATGCTTTAGAGCTATCTAGTAAGCTAAATTTGGATTACCAAATTATTGATATTAGTGATATTTTGGCTAGTTTTTTACCTTTTAGCAATACAAATGATAAGCTAAGAGTTGGAAATATTGCTGCTAGAATCCGCATGATTTTACTCTACGATCACTCTAGTTTGCTTAATGCACTTGTTGCTGGTACAACAAATAAAAGCGAGAAAATGCTAGGATATGGTACGATTTATGGCGATATGGCGTGCGCACTAAATCCACTAGCAAATATCTATAAAAGCGATCTCTTTGAATTTGCGAGCTACCTTGGTGTTAATCACAAAATCATAGCCAAAGCTCCAAGTGCCGATCTATGGCAAAATCAAAGCGATGAAAATGATATCGGATATAGCTATAAAGAGATTGATAAACTGCTAAAAGCTATAGAAAATGGCGAAGATTTATCTAAATTTGATAGCGACTTTAAAAATAAAATAACTGCTAGAATCACCAAAAATAGCTTCAAGCAAAAACTACCAGCAACACCAAATATATAA
- the argB gene encoding acetylglutamate kinase, giving the protein MLKSSRTAEVILSALPYIQKFRDKIFVIKYGGAAQIDEKLKNNFARDIVLLQIVGIKVVLVHGGGKTINSFLDRLDIKSEFIDGLRVTDANTMEVVEMALSGLVNKEITSMLNKHGARAIGVSGKDDNMLRAKVMDNGKYGFVGDITSVDDRLINSLLDDGLIPVIAPIAIGENYESYNINADLCASAIASKLKASKVIFLSDIRGVLDKESNLIGKLDKDSIETLKKDGTISGGMIPKVDACLECIQNGVGAAHIIDGKIPHSLLLEIFTDEGIGSIIK; this is encoded by the coding sequence ATGTTAAAAAGCAGTAGAACGGCTGAAGTCATCCTTAGTGCTTTGCCATATATCCAAAAATTTAGAGATAAAATTTTTGTTATCAAATATGGCGGAGCAGCTCAAATAGATGAGAAGTTAAAAAATAACTTCGCTAGGGATATTGTACTTTTACAGATTGTTGGTATTAAGGTTGTTTTGGTTCATGGTGGTGGCAAAACTATTAACTCATTTTTAGATCGGCTTGATATTAAGAGCGAATTTATTGATGGGCTTAGGGTTACAGATGCAAACACTATGGAAGTTGTAGAGATGGCACTTAGCGGCCTAGTAAATAAAGAGATTACTAGTATGCTAAATAAACATGGCGCAAGAGCCATAGGCGTTAGCGGCAAAGACGATAATATGCTAAGAGCCAAGGTAATGGATAATGGCAAATACGGCTTTGTAGGTGACATCACTAGTGTAGATGATAGGCTTATTAACTCTCTTTTAGATGATGGGTTGATACCAGTTATTGCGCCAATTGCTATTGGTGAAAATTACGAATCATACAATATCAACGCTGATTTGTGTGCTAGTGCGATAGCTAGTAAATTAAAAGCTAGTAAGGTTATATTTTTAAGCGATATTAGAGGCGTGTTAGATAAAGAATCAAATTTAATCGGCAAACTAGATAAAGATAGCATTGAAACACTTAAAAAAGATGGTACAATCAGCGGTGGAATGATTCCAAAAGTTGATGCTTGCTTAGAGTGTATTCAAAATGGCGTAGGTGCAGCCCACATAATAGATGGCAAAATTCCACACTCATTATTATTAGAAATTTTCACAGATGAAGGTATAGGGAGTATAATCAAATGA
- the cmoB gene encoding tRNA 5-methoxyuridine(34)/uridine 5-oxyacetic acid(34) synthase CmoB, with product MNNKSYDELLKQILQLPSDNCELTLDESVRINIPNFTKEIKEIAVALKPWRKGPFNLNELFIDSEWRSFVKFNILKPYLNLKGKSVADVGCNNGYYMFKMLEFNPKSITGFDPSELAFLQFSFINHFIKSDIEFKIAGVESLPECGSKFDTIFCLGVLYHRSDPIKCLKELKSAMNPGGEVFIDTMYIERDDEMVLSPNGSYSKIPNISFIPSVKALKNWCQRAKFKSFEILATKETDLFEQRKTEWIDGQSLSDFLDPNDDSKTIEGYPAPKRIYIRLT from the coding sequence ATGAATAATAAATCTTACGATGAGCTTTTAAAGCAAATTTTGCAGCTGCCTAGTGATAATTGTGAACTTACATTAGATGAAAGTGTGCGGATTAATATCCCAAATTTTACTAAAGAGATTAAAGAAATTGCAGTTGCGCTTAAGCCGTGGCGAAAAGGACCATTTAATCTAAATGAGCTTTTTATAGATAGCGAATGGAGAAGCTTTGTTAAGTTTAATATTTTAAAACCATATCTAAATTTAAAAGGTAAAAGTGTCGCAGATGTGGGGTGTAATAACGGCTATTATATGTTTAAAATGCTCGAATTTAATCCAAAAAGTATAACCGGGTTTGACCCTAGTGAGCTAGCATTTTTGCAATTTAGTTTTATTAATCACTTTATTAAAAGCGATATTGAGTTTAAAATTGCTGGTGTAGAGAGCTTGCCTGAATGCGGAAGTAAATTTGATACAATATTTTGCCTTGGAGTTTTATATCACAGAAGCGACCCAATAAAGTGCCTAAAAGAGCTAAAATCAGCAATGAATCCAGGCGGTGAGGTATTTATAGATACAATGTACATCGAGCGTGATGATGAAATGGTGCTAAGCCCTAATGGTAGCTACTCTAAAATTCCAAATATTAGCTTTATTCCAAGTGTTAAAGCTCTTAAAAACTGGTGTCAAAGGGCTAAATTTAAAAGTTTTGAAATTTTAGCTACTAAGGAAACTGACTTGTTTGAACAGCGCAAAACAGAGTGGATAGATGGGCAAAGTCTTAGTGACTTTTTAGACCCAAATGATGACTCTAAGACAATAGAAGGTTATCCAGCACCAAAAAGAATTTATATAAGATTAACTTAA
- a CDS encoding GGDEF domain-containing protein has product MNLIKDNLTFNFKFIITLFLVVTLIYSIVFYLIGMSELSVISFLGIFIYFISLKAIDDNNYDRAFFLAHLHIVISSMLATIILGWDYGFYLIIIAIASTTYLNIFRKRIINYLLAGFDFIGFIVVYMISNVYFPKEPGDFSQIFYLSNLTFLLFLFMIIFKIYNTVNQINIKELHKHKNELRTASQTDHLTGLINKRALHSILTKKNNKTITIAMCDIDNFKSINDKFGHNIGDEVLKTLAQIFTDNANRSDIVCRWGGEEFVIVATNTSRANFITQIQNIRFIINKAPVKVSTDRSIHFTVTFGISDSGTDPDKLTDQADKRLYKGKRSVKNCIITK; this is encoded by the coding sequence ATGAACCTAATCAAAGATAACCTAACCTTTAATTTTAAATTTATAATAACTCTATTTTTAGTTGTAACACTTATATATTCTATAGTATTTTATCTAATTGGTATGAGTGAACTATCAGTTATATCATTTCTTGGAATTTTTATCTATTTTATCTCACTTAAGGCTATAGATGATAATAATTATGATAGAGCATTTTTCTTAGCACATCTTCATATAGTAATCTCATCGATGCTTGCTACTATTATACTTGGATGGGATTATGGATTTTACCTTATTATTATTGCAATTGCTTCGACTACATATCTAAATATTTTTAGAAAACGTATCATAAACTATCTATTAGCTGGATTTGATTTTATTGGTTTTATAGTTGTCTATATGATCTCAAATGTATATTTTCCAAAAGAGCCAGGCGACTTTTCACAAATATTTTATCTTAGTAATCTTACTTTTTTATTGTTTTTGTTTATGATAATTTTTAAAATTTACAATACTGTAAATCAGATAAATATCAAAGAACTTCACAAGCACAAAAATGAATTACGAACTGCTTCACAAACAGATCATCTAACTGGTCTAATTAATAAACGAGCCTTACACTCTATTTTAACTAAAAAAAATAATAAAACAATTACAATTGCTATGTGTGATATTGATAATTTTAAAAGTATAAATGATAAATTTGGTCATAACATCGGCGATGAGGTTCTAAAAACTTTAGCTCAAATATTCACAGATAACGCTAATAGATCTGATATCGTGTGTCGCTGGGGTGGCGAGGAATTTGTCATTGTAGCTACAAATACTAGTAGAGCAAACTTTATTACTCAAATTCAAAATATCAGATTTATCATAAATAAAGCACCAGTTAAAGTCTCTACCGATCGCTCAATTCACTTTACTGTGACATTTGGGATTTCTGATAGTGGAACTGACCCAGACAAGCTCACTGACCAAGCTGATAAACGCCTATATAAAGGCAAACGTAGCGTCAAAAACTGTATAATTACAAAATAA
- a CDS encoding tetraacyldisaccharide 4'-kinase, whose amino-acid sequence MFKRKFHAWLERYFYQPSVFDIIVSALLLPLSAIYYCIVWIKFKLSKVQKFPIPIISIGNLVLGGSGKTPLTKAIFNEFNHEFKTFIILRGYKRESKGMQIVALNGDIKCDVATSGDEAMEYATNLKNANIIVSNDRKIAINKAINLGAKLVILDDGFGKANIFKFNILLRPAKTPRLNFTIPSGVYRYPSSFYGLADFIPSSSDIIKKTTIINPQPKMVLMTAIANPSRLEFIFDKCIGHEFFADHHKFNKFECESILKNYNANSLLVTQKDYVKIKDFGLSVSILDLKTTISPNFANKIKLFIKSYQNSDKIYQTNQEGKIC is encoded by the coding sequence GTGTTTAAACGCAAATTTCACGCTTGGCTAGAGAGATATTTTTACCAGCCAAGCGTTTTTGATATTATTGTTAGCGCCCTACTTTTACCGCTATCAGCAATTTATTATTGTATAGTTTGGATTAAATTCAAACTATCTAAGGTGCAAAAATTTCCAATCCCAATAATTAGTATTGGTAATCTAGTCCTAGGCGGAAGCGGAAAAACTCCATTAACTAAAGCAATTTTTAATGAGTTTAATCACGAATTTAAAACCTTTATAATCCTAAGAGGCTATAAAAGAGAGTCAAAAGGTATGCAAATTGTAGCACTAAATGGTGATATAAAATGTGATGTAGCAACTAGTGGCGATGAGGCAATGGAATATGCTACAAATTTAAAAAATGCCAATATAATAGTCTCAAACGATCGCAAAATAGCTATAAATAAAGCTATAAATCTAGGCGCTAAGCTTGTGATTTTAGATGATGGATTTGGAAAGGCTAATATTTTTAAATTTAATATTTTACTACGTCCAGCCAAAACCCCGCGACTAAATTTCACCATCCCAAGCGGAGTTTATCGCTATCCAAGTAGCTTTTATGGTCTAGCTGATTTCATCCCAAGCAGTAGCGATATAATCAAAAAAACGACTATCATAAATCCGCAGCCAAAAATGGTTTTAATGACTGCTATTGCTAACCCTTCAAGATTGGAGTTCATATTTGATAAATGTATAGGGCATGAATTTTTTGCTGATCATCATAAATTTAATAAATTTGAGTGTGAAAGCATACTTAAAAACTATAATGCTAACTCCCTTTTAGTAACACAAAAAGACTATGTAAAAATCAAAGATTTTGGATTAAGTGTTTCAATTTTAGACTTAAAAACAACGATTTCTCCAAATTTTGCAAATAAAATCAAATTATTTATCAAAAGCTACCAAAATTCAGATAAAATATATCAAACAAATCAAGAAGGAAAGATATGTTAA
- a CDS encoding DegT/DnrJ/EryC1/StrS family aminotransferase encodes MRDIPFFRPLITDREHELIKETLEKNANYMVENLENNIKDFFGAKHAITTNNGTAAIHLSLCAMDLKRGDKIICSVNAFPSIAQVIRHFDAEPIFVDINEDDFNIDPNELEKILKTQKHKKLKAAFITHVAGQSADMDAIYALANEYDIKIIDDASRAMGATYKGKLIGNMRSYMSCFQINPQVQHAVATTGIIITNDDEMASRARLIRNHAIINDSFDKDGNLGYMYDVIDIGQKYDLNSLCAAYGIAQFEKLGMFIARRKAIAAIYNEELKNCPHITTPLAKRDHIYNQYIIKIDKNRDSFARELKEMGISTSLHYRPMHLLSYYKNKYHLRVNDFPKALKTYQQILSLPIYAALSDEEALYICNAVKSVAQSRV; translated from the coding sequence ATGAGAGATATACCTTTTTTTCGCCCCTTAATCACTGATAGAGAGCATGAACTTATCAAAGAGACCTTAGAAAAAAATGCAAACTATATGGTTGAGAATTTAGAAAATAATATAAAAGATTTCTTCGGTGCCAAACACGCTATCACCACAAATAACGGCACCGCCGCTATACACCTAAGCTTATGTGCTATGGATTTAAAGCGTGGAGATAAGATTATCTGCTCTGTTAATGCCTTTCCTAGTATAGCTCAAGTCATTAGGCATTTTGACGCTGAGCCGATTTTTGTCGATATAAATGAAGATGATTTTAATATAGACCCAAATGAGCTAGAAAAAATCCTAAAAACTCAAAAACACAAAAAATTAAAAGCCGCATTTATAACCCATGTAGCTGGTCAGAGTGCTGATATGGACGCTATATACGCCCTTGCTAATGAGTATGATATAAAGATTATTGATGATGCTAGTAGAGCAATGGGCGCTACATATAAAGGCAAATTAATAGGCAATATGAGATCATATATGTCTTGTTTTCAGATCAATCCCCAAGTCCAACACGCAGTAGCAACAACTGGTATTATAATTACAAATGATGATGAGATGGCTAGTCGTGCTAGACTAATTCGCAACCATGCTATAATCAACGATAGCTTCGATAAAGATGGAAATTTAGGCTATATGTATGATGTAATTGATATTGGGCAAAAATATGATCTAAATTCACTCTGTGCCGCATATGGAATTGCTCAGTTTGAAAAACTTGGAATGTTTATCGCACGCCGCAAGGCAATTGCAGCAATATATAATGAAGAGTTAAAAAATTGCCCACATATCACTACGCCACTAGCTAAGCGAGATCACATATATAACCAATATATTATTAAAATCGATAAAAATCGTGATAGTTTTGCTAGAGAACTAAAGGAGATGGGAATTAGCACTAGCTTGCACTACCGCCCAATGCACCTACTAAGCTACTATAAAAACAAATACCACCTACGGGTAAATGACTTTCCTAAAGCGCTTAAAACCTATCAACAAATTTTATCACTACCAATATATGCCGCACTTAGTGATGAAGAAGCGCTTTATATCTGCAATGCAGTCAAATCAGTAGCACAAAGTCGTGTTTAA
- a CDS encoding GGDEF domain-containing protein codes for MALYIDFNEPKFEKIIKLWIQLSATYIMVSSILVLGWGYGFELFLLELIAINYASPLKNLILKITLPLLQLTLFIILYFTFSGLDVNYGSETIKHISFIFCFCMIAVKFFVLQDNTNTISTLDIIATQKQNISYKNIAEIDYLTGLYNRAPMNEIISKHFKMLSNHQIRSLAIILCDIDNFKNVNDTYGHIFGDIVLSKVAEILNIKISKFGKICRWGGEEFLAIIPAQNFKKCIQIAESARIAIHSANPDKVPISATFGLLYIEDPIEINQAISIADNLLYRGKNQGKNQVVSEKYEPNQR; via the coding sequence ATGGCGCTTTATATAGATTTTAACGAACCTAAATTTGAAAAAATTATAAAATTATGGATACAGCTTAGTGCTACGTATATCATGGTATCATCTATTTTGGTTTTAGGGTGGGGTTATGGATTTGAGCTATTTTTACTTGAACTTATAGCTATTAACTACGCCTCGCCTCTTAAGAATTTAATCTTAAAAATTACGCTTCCACTATTACAGCTTACGCTATTTATTATTTTATATTTTACCTTTAGCGGACTTGATGTAAACTATGGCTCTGAGACTATTAAACATATTAGTTTTATCTTTTGTTTTTGTATGATTGCGGTGAAATTTTTTGTATTACAAGATAACACTAACACCATCTCGACTCTTGATATAATTGCTACACAAAAGCAAAATATCAGCTATAAAAACATTGCTGAGATTGACTATCTAACTGGTCTTTATAATAGAGCACCAATGAATGAAATTATCTCTAAGCATTTTAAAATGCTCTCAAATCATCAAATTCGTTCTTTAGCTATCATTTTATGTGATATAGACAACTTTAAAAATGTAAATGATACTTATGGACATATCTTTGGAGATATTGTTTTATCAAAAGTTGCTGAGATTTTAAATATTAAAATATCTAAATTTGGTAAAATTTGCCGCTGGGGTGGTGAGGAGTTTTTAGCTATTATTCCAGCACAAAACTTCAAAAAGTGTATCCAAATCGCAGAATCAGCCAGAATCGCTATCCATAGCGCTAACCCTGATAAAGTTCCTATCAGCGCAACATTTGGACTACTATATATAGAAGACCCAATAGAGATAAACCAAGCAATTAGCATAGCTGATAACCTACTCTATCGTGGTAAAAATCAAGGCAAAAACCAAGTTGTATCGGAAAAATATGAACCTAATCAAAGATAA
- a CDS encoding MBL fold metallo-hydrolase has translation MQIISRAFGIYGTNCYVVVLSDGEIIIDPGDGALEWIERVCKNPLAVFCTHGHFDHVYDCDAIKAKFGVDIYIPKDDAFLCQNDPFGLLQAKFNPDILVSDGEEFDFSGVKFAFCHFPGHTPGCSVITAGDVMFSGDFIFKNSIGRYDFPFSDGKLMRQSLKRAVELKNYKIYPGHGEPTSLDAERNSLIRWAQAI, from the coding sequence ATGCAGATTATTTCAAGAGCTTTTGGGATTTATGGAACCAATTGTTATGTAGTAGTTTTAAGTGATGGAGAGATTATAATCGATCCAGGCGATGGTGCGCTAGAGTGGATTGAGCGTGTGTGCAAAAATCCATTAGCGGTATTTTGTACGCATGGACATTTTGACCATGTTTATGATTGTGATGCTATTAAAGCAAAATTTGGTGTGGATATTTATATACCTAAAGATGATGCATTTTTGTGTCAAAATGACCCATTTGGACTTTTGCAGGCTAAATTTAACCCTGATATTTTAGTAAGCGATGGAGAAGAGTTTGATTTTAGTGGAGTTAAATTTGCCTTTTGCCATTTCCCAGGGCATACTCCAGGATGTAGTGTAATAACGGCTGGTGATGTGATGTTTAGCGGAGATTTTATATTTAAAAATTCAATTGGTCGGTATGATTTTCCTTTTAGTGATGGTAAATTAATGAGGCAGAGTCTAAAACGTGCTGTAGAGTTAAAAAATTATAAAATTTACCCAGGACATGGTGAACCAACAAGCTTAGATGCTGAGAGAAATTCGCTAATTAGATGGGCGCAGGCAATTTAG
- the thrC gene encoding threonine synthase, whose amino-acid sequence MLVGTRLQNADELNESVNLDTALLNPAAKYGGLYAPINLPLISKKEFKKLARLNYEDFALEIIKKFNFNISLNKFKKALSRYEKFDKSAVEIKRVHKDLYINELWHGPTRAFKDMALQPFGELLSSISHGQKQLIMCATSGDTGPSTLSSFENAKDIKVVCLYPKNGTSEVQRLQMVNQKAPNLKVIGIEGNFDDAQQALKELLNDNEFKAVLAELGYNLSAANSVNFGRILFQIIYHIYVCISINNNKEPIDIIVPSGNFGNALGAYYAKKMGANIGRIKIASNQNNILTQLFTTGIYDLNNKELISTISPAMDILVSSNVERLLFDKFGAVRTKELMDSLATNKKYELTNDELNALKADFDAAFCTDDECIENISKMAKSGILIDPHTATCLNLVNDENITVITSTAQWVKFTPSMIKALKNRTSTDELADMQLLASKYHVKLPKSIIKLFKEEAIHTDIVKKNQIKSNIIEWIKQ is encoded by the coding sequence ATGCTAGTAGGCACTAGACTTCAAAACGCCGATGAATTAAACGAATCAGTAAATTTAGATACTGCATTGTTAAATCCAGCAGCCAAATATGGCGGATTATATGCACCAATAAATTTACCACTAATTAGTAAAAAAGAGTTTAAAAAATTAGCTAGATTAAATTATGAAGATTTTGCGCTGGAGATTATTAAAAAATTTAACTTTAATATTAGTTTGAATAAATTCAAAAAAGCACTTAGTAGATATGAGAAGTTTGATAAAAGCGCTGTTGAGATTAAAAGAGTTCATAAAGATCTATATATTAACGAGCTTTGGCATGGGCCAACTAGAGCCTTTAAAGATATGGCACTTCAGCCTTTTGGAGAGCTTTTAAGTTCTATTTCTCATGGTCAAAAACAGCTAATAATGTGTGCTACTAGCGGCGATACTGGCCCATCTACACTAAGCTCATTTGAAAATGCCAAAGATATAAAAGTTGTCTGCCTATATCCAAAGAATGGTACCAGCGAGGTTCAAAGACTTCAAATGGTAAATCAAAAAGCACCAAATTTAAAAGTAATCGGAATTGAGGGCAACTTTGATGATGCTCAGCAAGCACTTAAAGAATTATTAAATGATAATGAATTTAAAGCAGTTTTAGCTGAATTGGGCTACAATCTTAGTGCTGCAAATTCGGTCAATTTTGGCAGAATTTTATTTCAAATTATCTACCATATCTATGTCTGCATAAGTATAAACAATAATAAAGAACCAATTGATATAATTGTTCCAAGTGGTAATTTTGGCAATGCACTTGGCGCTTACTATGCTAAAAAAATGGGTGCAAATATTGGCAGAATAAAAATTGCTTCAAATCAAAATAATATCTTAACTCAACTTTTTACTACTGGTATTTATGATTTAAATAATAAAGAGTTAATTTCAACAATCAGCCCAGCAATGGATATTTTAGTTAGTTCAAATGTTGAGAGATTGTTATTTGATAAATTTGGTGCAGTTAGAACCAAAGAGCTGATGGATAGCCTAGCAACAAATAAAAAATACGAACTAACAAACGATGAGTTAAATGCACTAAAAGCTGACTTTGATGCGGCATTTTGCACTGATGATGAGTGTATAGAAAATATCTCTAAAATGGCAAAATCAGGTATATTAATTGACCCGCATACTGCGACTTGTCTAAATTTAGTTAATGATGAAAATATAACCGTGATAACTTCAACTGCTCAATGGGTTAAATTTACTCCAAGTATGATCAAAGCGCTAAAAAATAGAACCAGCACTGATGAACTTGCTGATATGCAATTACTAGCTAGCAAATATCATGTAAAGCTTCCAAAAAGTATAATCAAACTATTTAAAGAAGAGGCTATTCATACTGATATAGTCAAAAAAAATCAGATAAAATCAAATATTATAGAGTGGATAAAACAATGA
- a CDS encoding PaaI family thioesterase gives MNEYDESLQDIGLIDSAEIFQGLLNIPATINSTLCGGIVDMKPNYAKTTLMTSNEMVFDDEKLVHGGFIFGAAEWAAHVAINTLHSVTIGAKVNLYAPAKVGDMVEFEAHAYYEESKKREVKVIGTIKEIKIFEGTYQIVVLEEHIFRLQQRKMTSDESQQ, from the coding sequence ATGAATGAGTATGATGAGAGTTTGCAAGATATTGGATTAATTGATAGTGCTGAGATTTTTCAAGGGCTTTTAAATATACCAGCTACTATAAACTCCACTTTATGCGGCGGAATAGTAGATATGAAACCAAACTATGCTAAAACTACGCTAATGACTAGCAATGAAATGGTTTTTGATGATGAAAAGCTAGTTCATGGTGGATTTATATTTGGTGCGGCTGAGTGGGCTGCGCATGTAGCTATAAATACGCTCCACTCTGTAACTATAGGCGCAAAAGTAAATCTATACGCACCAGCCAAAGTTGGCGATATGGTAGAATTTGAGGCGCACGCCTACTACGAAGAGTCTAAAAAGCGTGAGGTTAAGGTCATAGGCACAATCAAAGAGATTAAAATCTTTGAAGGCACTTATCAGATAGTTGTACTAGAAGAGCATATATTTAGACTTCAGCAACGTAAAATGACAAGCGATGAATCGCAACAATAA